DNA sequence from the Schistocerca serialis cubense isolate TAMUIC-IGC-003099 chromosome 9, iqSchSeri2.2, whole genome shotgun sequence genome:
AGAACTATGCTTCACCAATCCACACTGATTTCGTGGAATTCTATGGCATCACATGTGATATAGTGGTTAAGGGGAACAGATgcttccagtgtggtcaaacaaTCCTGAATTACGTAGAATGAAGTGTGGACATCTCCTTGTGAAGAACTGGGAATCACAACAGAAGTGGAGTCTCCTGTGCTCCAAGACTGGTGTATCTCGGTGCTTGAAGACTGGTATATCATGTTCTAGACCAGTGGTAGTCAATCTGGTCCCTATCGCCCACTAGTGGGCATTCCTGGGTTCATGTTCGACGGCAGGGATTTTAGAAATATTTTCATCAGGTTTTCAAAAAATTTTGGCAAAAAAATTGGTaacttatcaccaccaccaccaccaccaccaccaccaccaccaccaccaccaccaccaccactataaaTCACAAAGTATTGTGAAATCAGAGGGTGGTTGGAAAATTTTACTGACAACAGAGACGCAAAAGTGAACAGTAAGTTAAAAAATGTTGATTACCCCTGCTCTAGGCGACCGGAAAAATAAGGTAAGTCATGGATCCATTAACATCTCTTATGTTTCCAATATGGGTGCCATGATTCCTCATTCCTATTCAGAAGGCCCACTGATCTGAGACAGCAATGGAAATGTTGCAGTTGTAAAACCTTGTGGCACAAGAGCATGGCAAGCAGTgaagctgattcttcactactCAAAAAAGAAAAGAGCTGGTGGAgtgattttgaacatttattgcaaatgATATGGTACACTGCCATCACATTGTGGTCATAAGGAACAAACTGTTACACGTGCATACTACCAAATTCTCCTGACTTAAAAAAAAAGAGGGTGTAGGAGATTGTCAAGATGAAGCATTAAGGTGAACGTTTCAACAGGTGCTTGTGCTCTGCGACAAAGTCCTGGTTTTCTGCACAAGACATAATACCATAGACAGCTGTTTTGGACTTTAAATTTTACACTGCATCATTGTTGGCCTCTTGCATAAGCATAACCTGTGTGTGCACTAACTCTGAAGAGGGTTTCATTTGAAAGCTCATAAAATTCTCCATCTTGTCTATCTGTTTACTGAAGATGCAGTGCCTCAACTGTTCAGCGAATTGTCACCTTTATTCCTTACATTATTCACATTTCGGTTTTGTTAATTCTAAAGATTGTATTTTGCAAGAATCGATTACATACGTTCAGTGCTGCCTCTTACGTGTCTGAACCAGTCTTCTGTGGTTAAAATGTGATTAACGTATTTTTCACATTATGAATATAGTTATCAATATTTGAAATTGAGAAATGGGCTTAAATGAGTCCTAACTGTAGCAATCACTCAATCAATACCAATTGTTTTAGTAAAATGTAATTgaagcactgctgctgctgctactactacaatCAGATGCCTTAACCACTCTGCCGTGGCTTCTCTAAACAAATGAAACTGCTACCATATAAAGTAATAAAAACAGCTTAAATGCACTCATTTCCATAGCACTCCCATTGCTACAAGGAGGACTAAGTCCcaattactaataaaaaaaaaaattatcatagtaagctaagaatacaagaagaaattagcATAACGTAAACAATCAACTGTTTTAAAATTATGATGTCACTTTGAATCACTGGGCTATACAGTTTTCAACTACCAATTATTTATAATTAAAACCAAATATACtagtaaataacaagcaaaaatgagtCTCCATTTTAATAAATATATAGCCTATTTAAAGTACACAACACTCCAGTGGTatcatttcaaaaccactcataacAGAAGTAGTGCGAACTCAAATTACATTACAATAATTTAAGATAATCTTAGTTTCACTGTCTATCTCCTCAATATGATCAGTATAAAGAAAATCTCATGTCAGAATCTCCTAAATTTTTACATCATAACTTCCACTCCAATTGTTGCTTTCAATGCAGTAAGTGAATGCACTACATTCGTACAAGAACCCCAGTGTACCACTAGATCTGTGTCCCACTATGGCATCAGTGATTTCATGTGAAATGGGGTCAAcggaagtgtccaattccacccgtcggctttgacccacgGCGTaaagctgttgtggtgtgtgatgtcatgacggcgcggagtttagtttgtgagagtggcgtgtttgtaggtatcgttttgatgtgatcggtggtgctctctggtggtgtgtttgtgtgttaggtgatgtttttggtttagtttgtgtgtgtggcaGGTTTATAGGTGGCATATTGTTGCGGTTGGTGGTTCACTcaggtggtgtgtttatgggtagcgtgttatgtggcgtatggggttcatttgcatggtagcattgcacgtgtgtggtatcgATGGTGACTGTGCTTTGAGTGGAATGTTTTTCAGTgagttttggttttgttatgttgaCGTTATTGTAGCTTTTTTCTGTTTGTCATGTGTGAATTTTGGTATATTGCATTTGTTtctgtctttggtaggtatggatatgactgacaaggtcaacagtttttggttgtggatgatgatgatgggggacagtgtgttgtgtgttgtctccaataaaatttcttcagctattcagCCTCTTGgttgaagtcgtgaagtgttcagtgtgttgTGCAGGAATGAGGCTTACTGAAactccggcgtctcggaccagggacggctatatGTGGAGATGTCATACGGATAACACGTCACGGAAAGTGTTTGATTCCAATTTTGATTTTCTAggcgttcttttttttttgtaggattaCTTGTGGCGGTGAAATttttgagatttatagtgtggtatcagtagttgctgttgacctatataagtcaagggaagtgttcgattccagtggatattgtttttagttgattttgggAAGGTTGTGGTCATTTTATTTTATCGTTTGGTTTAGTTGTGTGCGTTTATTCTTAGTTTGTCCCCACacaaaaacccccaatttctccCACTTGTCCCgtcagtttcattatatttttggaggaatgtGTGTTTGATGGTTTCtcaatctatttttgtgttttgttgtcatgtttacgtaatgtCATAGTCGCGATATGGGAGTAGTTGTGAATGGTTGTTTCCGCCAGgttggtgacgtcattggtcaaaccaGATGGATGGAATCTGAATAATTATCAGAAAAATGGGGATTTAAAATAATGAGTAGGGTCCATTGGTGGTAGTCTATCTTGGTCTGTCAGAGGAATTGTATATTTGGAAGTCTTTCAATCAATTCAACAAATGGGGGTCTCAGTGTTGATATATTTAATGCCCAGTCTCTTGTGCCACAGAGAATTTAGAGAAAGCTACAATCATTACAGTTGAGACTGGTAAGCCCTGTTTGCaattatttgtttaaaattgttGTTATTTAAGTTGCATATCCACATGCTATATATTGTTtgcttctgataaataaataatgtcCTGTCACTGACAAGATTATTAGAGACAGGTGACAAGCTTGTTTCTGGGAAGGAAATTGGTTGTTCCCAAGGAACCACTCCAGTATAATCTCTAAGTAATTATAGAAACCACAcagaacttaaatctggatggcttgATTGGAATTTTAACTACCACCATCATGGCAAATGCAAGTCCAGGTCTTAGCACTTTGCCACATCACTTGATAAAGATTTGAAGTCTGCTCTGACAGAACACTAGGCTACCTAAATCCTTAAAACGCTTGAAGAAAATGGAGATTGTTATGAAggtttattgttctgtaatttgcAGACACTGCAATTTTATCTTAAATGATATACTACTGTTTTGTAGCAAAGACTGATACTGCTATTACTTCCAGAGAGGGTAAAAGTAATGCCCTTTCTCTGTGATCTGTGTGGATAATATGCACCAAAAGATTCATCCGAGACTTGTCCAGTGTCTAACACAGATTccagctttttattttatttttatacataaaaatgtataaaataggGTATAGAGTGTCAAAAACCAAATTACCTTATACAAATCAATCAAAGATGCTGATGTACTATATTACTTTTAAATTAGTGACACCATATTTTGCCTTCTTTCAATCTATTTTAATACtccggaggaaaaaaaaaaattaatgaaattcttGCAATTCAGAAGAGGGCGACAAGAGTAATGGCAAGGGCAGATAGTAGAACACATTAAAAGCTTTGTCCATTAGGCATAAGATAAATATCTGATGCATCTATTCTGGTAAGTAATTAATTTAGATATTCTTGATAGTGTTAATTACAAACATGTTGAACTACCTAATTTAACTGTAACAAATCAGAGAGATCATTATAACACTTATGTATTATCACAAAATTgattaataaaaattacaaaagcCATCAATTAAAGTGTGTAACACACTGTCTGAACTCGCCCCAAGGTCGTCAATTCAATCATTTAAGAAAAAGTTGCACAGCTTCTTGTTAGTTAACACATTTTATTCATTAAAAACTTGCTCCCTGGTAAGGCAcagtttaaacagaatttgaaaggCTTTTAGGTTGTCCACTCCTATTCTATAGATGAATATCAGGGGCTGTTAGACCAGCTTATGTAAAAATGTgtcttagatttcagttttgacagcacttgatgACAACATTGGAgactgacagtgtattaattctgtaaatattaccagtagcagtttactgtaatgtattcacatatctgACAAATGACCAGGTGAGTGAGTACTACATTCAAATGCACaatgttttatatatataatacTTTCCGACATGTTCCTCACACACAACAATCTTCtcgtttttgggtctatggaagcAAAGCtcaatctaatctaatccactCTTTAGAAATGCCCAATACGAACGTAACGTGAAgaatatttttgtaattaataaatgCACTGATGGTGTCTGTTGCATGCAGGCCTAACAGCgctgaatacataaaaaaaagagAACTAAATACTATTACTACCAATTATCTCTCTTTATTTGTGACACTGAGACATACCACTAATAAAACTTACAAATTATACTAATTCATACTTTACTGTCCCTGTGTTTTACTAGACAtgttcactttttctttttttgcaagaTGTGAAATAGAAATCAAAATCTGTCATCTAGATTTAGCAatatacaagcaaagattaaacaatAAAGTCACATACATCAATACTTCAGCTTTCTATATACTGTTGCCAAATTACAAGTAATACACTTGACATCCTGCAAATGACGCCTCAACATTAATAGAGACTTGCGAAGTAACGCATCTACAACTTCAGATAAAACGAAGCCACACGCCCACTCTCAAAACTAAGTGCAATAGTGATCACGCACTAACACTTTACGCGTAAAATACGAATCACAATTGGGGATAATTCGCATGCAACACGGCCTTTCGAATAAATGTGATGTAAAATACATTTATGGAAAACTGTACTCACATTAACATCGGCTCCTTTCGTAACTAGGTAACTAATGACTTCTCCCTGTCCATAATCGGCTGCATAGTGAATAGGCGGCCGTCCGTCAATTTCCTTATTAACATCTATTTGCTTAAAACAAATTATGTAAATGAGACACTCTATTGGACAGCATATCCCAGATAAACAATTTACAAAATAACATCTTATTGTTTTAAAACAAACCTTTTTCTCAATAATATCTTTTACTTGATCTAAGTCTCCATTTTTGATTCCCCACACTAGCTCACTCATCACGGTTTTAATACTGCAAACACTATTGTTCTATTACCCTGAATAATTATCACAAACCTGTAGGACACAGGCCGGTGATGTTACAGTTCGACACTCGACCTATATAACGATAATTAATGACATTTGAGGTATCGACTAGAGAGAAAGATTTTCGTCTCGATAGTCgagcctgattttttttttttttggacccaGGGTCAATCTTTTTCAGTGCAGGTTATCACTTCTATAAATTTTACCATTTCCAGGACATTATAGATTCTACAGAACCACAACCGCAGAACTTGTGTtcaaatgtaaattttctgttggcATTTAAAAGTGGAACAAACGAAGGAACATACGCAGTTATGCGTGTTTAGGAAGAGGCCTACATGTATTGGGATCTGAATGTTGTTTTTCACAGATGCAAGCCAAGTCTTTTCCATCATGTCATTACTCAGTGCACTTAAAATTATGTGATAGGTGAAAAGACTCAGGCAGTACGATTGGTGGTTCGAAGCTCAGTGATCACTGAATGAATGtcattttcatattaaaatttaatttttcctcaatatagttttattttttataaaaacgtTATTGACAAATGCCTTGGTTTGCAGGTAAAgtgaattatgatttttaatggaATGTTTTGTACAATTTATCGTAAAATTATCTAAACTTCTTTTACAAAATTCTACAATGCTCACGTTCCGCTCGTTGATCCAGTCTGACATCATAGTCGTGACAATGTTGACAATGGGTAAGTCGCTTAACACCGTTAACAACCAATCACAACCTACGAACCTACGTTTTTCAAGACAAGGACGTTGCAGTTCATGTTTTATACGCACAAAAACTAGGAACTTCTTAAGCTAAGTGTGGTGTTACTGAAAGATAGTGTACACTAGAGTGTGATATTTATTGGCACTATGTAAAGGTACAATTATCTTCTGAACAAGTCAATTTTGCAATGAGAATGATAGTTGATGAGATGATTTAGATGACATTATGAGTGTGTGGTAATATAACAATAAAGACATTAAATGTATTATAAGCTTACAACATTAAGAACTGTACATAGATATGTTTCCAAAATACATACAATACAAGAATAAGGTAATGCAATGTATGACAATAAAAGAATAACACTAAACTAGTGCTTAAAGGTTAAAGATCTGGGCGCACATGAGAAAATTTGCATACTGGAATATCAACATGTGAGGATCTTAAcatctattcataaaaaagttcaaatggctctaaacactataggacttaacatctgttgtattAGTCTACTACACAGTTTAGGAGATTATATTTCCATCAACACTGTAGTACCATTTACGTCAAAAAACATTATTAGAGCCAATAATCCCTTACCTTTTTTCTATTTTAATGTACTGGTGATGTGGTATTTGTCAAGTTTTTTCTCTACTGTTAGAGGCCCATCTTGTCTAAGTTTTGTTTATGCAAGGTGTGAATGACATTAATAGCTAGGAATTTGCAGTCTAACACAATGCTTATTTACCAATCACAGAACATACATAACAAAAGAGTTTACAGCAAGTCATCTTAGGAAACAGCATTACTAAACTCAAGGAGGTAAAAAAGAAGGGAGTTGTCTtacatcacaaacttgaagccgatgtccgccaCAGTAAGTAGCCAAAAACATTACGTTCACTGCATTCGTTACTCCACAGTTCGCCGTTGTGATACTTCCCCATGACATCACTCTGACGTGCCCACGCCCATTTCGGACCATACTGGATGCTTTGATTGTGTGAAGACGTGGATCTTCCATCAAAAATACCAGCTTGTATTGCTTAAAGCTGTACTAATCAATCCAATCGTAGTCTAAAGGCATCAAATTCCATCCGTAAGCCTCTCAAGCAATACTATCTTTTGTATAATGGTACACGAATTATGGTTACACTGCTTACTTTTGTCATAGTGGTGTTACTTCTGTCATTTAATTTTAGTTTTGCCTTACTTTTATCATAGTATGTTctatctcttctttcctgtgtttttcgtTGCATTCCAAATCGCAAACAGACACCTGAGCCATACTGTGTCGACAGTCTTGTGCCCACACAACACACGGCTACGTAACTGCGCTAATTCCTCCCGCCGATAATTATTCATATTTCCTCCCCCTTTAACCCTTTCTTTACCAACGTAGCTTATAAGAAACATCATCTTTCCATAGATGTATCTTACATCAAACCGATTTTAACTACTCTTTGCCACTGTTTACTTGAAGCTCCATGCCAGTAGTGACTGTTCCTGACAACAAATGGCAGGAACTAACGCGCCGGAAGAAGGAAACAATTGTTGAGCGTGACTAGTTGCTGCAGTCTTCATTGTGAAGAATTGATGATAAAAACGCGTAAAATACGTAAGTTTTGCACTTTCGTTTACAGTGAAATAATTATCATGTGTTATGACAATCCTTCCTGCATAAGTACGTCATACATTTGACTTGCATAATGATTTCCAGATAAGATAAACTGCGAACAAACTTATATTGCATCAAAGCAACAGTGGAATAGAGTGGAAATTCCGTAATATAATGCCTCAC
Encoded proteins:
- the LOC126418658 gene encoding myotrophin, whose amino-acid sequence is MSELVWGIKNGDLDQVKDIIEKKQIDVNKEIDGRPPIHYAADYGQGEVISYLVTKGADVNAKDKHGISALLAAIWEGHTDCVRLLLEKGASKEGTAPDGTTYLASAEKDEIKQLLQK